A genome region from Salvia splendens isolate huo1 chromosome 19, SspV2, whole genome shotgun sequence includes the following:
- the LOC121780266 gene encoding actin-related protein 7-like: MDAVVIDAGSKMLKSGFAVPDQPPSMVIPTQMQRVPADESLTDSSSLESVTIDPVVRGFIRDWDAMEDLLSHVLYTGLGWEIGNEGQILFTDPLATPKAVREQVVQLMFEKFNISGFFASEQAVLSLYALGRISGCTVDIGHGKMDIASVIEGAVQHISSRRFEIGGLDLTNLFAQELCMSNPHVNLSISDVEKLKEQYSCCAEDEAAYRRFQQGCPEEQHTLPDGQVIKIGKERYTVGEALFQPSILGLEAHGIAEQLVRCISTVSTENHRQLLENTVLCGGTACMTGFEDRFQKEAAVSSSAIRPCLVKAPEYMPDNVTRHSAWVGGAILAKVVFPQNQHLTKADYDEHGPSVIHRKCF; encoded by the exons GTAATTCCAACACAAATGCAACGTGTACCAGCAGATGAATCCTTGACCGATTCTTCCTCCCTCGAAAGTGTGACTATTGATCCAGTCGTCCGAGGCTTTATCAGAGATTGGGATGCCATGGAAGATTTATTAAGCCATGTGTTATATACTGGTCTTGGCTGGGAGATTGGTAATGAAGGCCAAATTTTGTTTACAGATCCACTGGCAACTCCAAAG GCAGTTAGAGAGCAAGTGGTACAATTGATGTTTGAAAAGTTCAACATCTCAGGCTTTTTTGCATCTGAGCAAGCAGTGCTATCACTTTATGCTTTAGGCCGCATTTCAGGATGCACAGTTGATATTGGACATGGAAAAATGG ATATTGCATCAGTAATAGAAGGTGCTGTTCAGCATATATCATCTAGAAGATTTGAAATAGGTGGTTTGGATTTGACCAACTTATTTGCTCAAGAACTCTGTATGTCCAATCCACATGTGAACTTAAGCATCTCTGACGTGGAAAAGTTGAAGGAGCAATATTCCTGCTGTGCTGAGGACGAGGCTGCTTACAGAAGGTTCCAGCAGGGATGCCCTGAGGAGCAACACACTCTGCCTGATGGACAG GTGATAAAAATTGGAAAAGAAAGGTATACTGTTGGTGAGGCCTTATTCCAACCATCAATTTTAGGTTTAGAGGCTCATGGAATAGCTGAGCAGCTTGTTCGTTGCATCTCAACTGTGTCAACTGAGAATCACCGCCAGCTGCTGGAAAATACTGTACTGTGTGGTGGAACTGCCTGTATGACTG GTTTCGAGGATAGGTTTCAGAAGGAAGCTGCTGTCTCCTCCTCTGCTATCCGGCCATGTCTGGTGAAG GCGCCAGAATACATGCCGGATAATGTGACACGTCACTCAGCATGGGTGGGAGGAGCCATACTAGCCAAAGTGGTGTTCCCTCAGAACCAGCATCTGACCAAGGCTGATTATGACGAGCATGGACCATCCGTCATCCATCGCAAATGTTTTTAA
- the LOC121779534 gene encoding MLO-like protein 1 isoform X2: protein MAGGGDGESLKYTPTWVLALVCTVIVAISLTAERLLHYTGKGKAPLLSLQALHDLHIFIFVLAVVHVVFSALTILFGSLQIRQWKHWEDAIQKKEGYQEQGQQQQEKVTHIHQHDFIRGRFLGIGKDLALLSWLHSFCKQFYGSVNELDYTTLRRGFINNHYRDNPKFNFYKYMLRALETDFKKVVGISWYLWILVVLFLLLNVHGWHAYFWIAFLPFILLLAVGAKLEHIITQLAREVAQRHVAIPGELVVKPSDHHFWFNKPRLVLILIHIILFQNSFEIAVFFWVLVLYGFDSCIMGEFGYIIPRLIIGVLVQLLCSYSTLPLYAIVAQMGSSFNKAIFEDHIQAKITGWANKAKINRKNVDGGNKKTPSPQPPATESTIDQGREIEIQTISAPSNAQN from the exons ATGGCCGGCGGGGGAGACGGAGAGAGTTTGAAGTATACACCGACGTGGGTGCTTGCGCTGGTTTGTACGGTCATCGTCGCCATCTCTTTGACTGCAGAAAGACTCCTTCACTACACTGGCAAG GGGAAGGCTCCATTGTTGTCTCTACAGGCATTGCATGATCTACATATATTCATATTTGTGCTAGCTGTGGTGCATGTTGTATTCTCTGCTCTAACAATTCTCTTTGGAAGCTTACAG ATTCGGCAATGGAAACATTGGGAAGATGCTATCCAGAAAAAGGAAGGCTATCAAGAACAAG GGCAGCAACAGCAAGAAAAAGTAACGCACATCCACCAGCATGATTTCATTAGAGGGAGGTTTCTTGGCATAGGGAAAGACTTGGCTCTTTTGAGTTGGCTG cACTCCTTTTGCAAGCAATTTTATGGATCTGTGAATGAACTAGATTACACCACACTCCGCCGCGGCTTCATCAAT AATCATTACAGAGATAATCCCAAGTTCAACTTCTACAAGTACATGCTTCGTGCTCTCGAAACTGATTTCAAGAAAGTCGTCGGTATAAG TTGGTATTTATGGATTCTTGTGGTGCTTTTCTTGCTGCTCAATGTTCATG GATGGCATGCATATTTCTGGATTGCATTCTTGCCCTTTATT CTTCTTCTTGCTGTGGGAGCAAAACTTGAGCACATTATCACTCAACTAGCAAGAGAAGTAGCTCAAAGGCATGTAGCAATACCTGGGGAGCTTGTGGTGAAGCCTTCTGATCATCATTTCTGGTTCAACAAACCGCGTCTCGtcctcatcctcatccacaTTATTCTCTTCCAGAACTCCTTCGAGATCGCAGTTTTCTTCTGGGTGTTG GTTTTGTATGGCTTCGATTCTTGCATCATGGGAGAATTCGGCTACATAATCCCCCGGCTCATAATAGG GGTTCTGGTGCAGCTTCTTTGCAGTTATAGTACCCTTCCACTGTATGCCATTGTTGCTCAG ATGGGAAGCTCATTCAACAAGGCTATATTTGAAGATCACATACAAGCCAAGATCACAGGCTGGGCAAACAAGGCAAAGATAAACAGGAAAAATGTAGACGGCGGCAATAAAAAAACTCCCTCTCCGCAGCCACCTGCCACGGAGTCGACCATAGATCAAGGCAGAGAAATTGAAATCCAAACTATAAGTGCTCCATCAAATGCTCAGAACTGA
- the LOC121779534 gene encoding MLO-like protein 1 isoform X1 has translation MAGGGDGESLKYTPTWVLALVCTVIVAISLTAERLLHYTGKFLVKKKQWPLFEALLKIKEELMLLGFISLLLTVFQDRISTICIAQHLTYDWLPCKKERDDQEGDGGGGHRRLLAAPSDAQGHCQLEGKAPLLSLQALHDLHIFIFVLAVVHVVFSALTILFGSLQIRQWKHWEDAIQKKEGYQEQGQQQQEKVTHIHQHDFIRGRFLGIGKDLALLSWLHSFCKQFYGSVNELDYTTLRRGFINNHYRDNPKFNFYKYMLRALETDFKKVVGISWYLWILVVLFLLLNVHGWHAYFWIAFLPFILLLAVGAKLEHIITQLAREVAQRHVAIPGELVVKPSDHHFWFNKPRLVLILIHIILFQNSFEIAVFFWVLVLYGFDSCIMGEFGYIIPRLIIGVLVQLLCSYSTLPLYAIVAQMGSSFNKAIFEDHIQAKITGWANKAKINRKNVDGGNKKTPSPQPPATESTIDQGREIEIQTISAPSNAQN, from the exons ATGGCCGGCGGGGGAGACGGAGAGAGTTTGAAGTATACACCGACGTGGGTGCTTGCGCTGGTTTGTACGGTCATCGTCGCCATCTCTTTGACTGCAGAAAGACTCCTTCACTACACTGGCAAG TTCTTGGTGAAGAAAAAGCAATGGCCCCTATTCGAGGCGTTGCTCAAGATTAAGGAAG AGTTGATGTTGCTTGGATTCATATCATTGCTGCTCACTGTTTTCCAAGATAGAATCAGCACAATATGCATAGCACAACATTTAACATATGACTGGCTACCTTGCAAAAAGGAAAGAGATGATCAAGAAGGCGATGGCGGTGGTGGGCACCGCCGCCTTCTTGCAGCGCCATCTGATGCTCAAGGCCATTGTCAATTAGAG GGGAAGGCTCCATTGTTGTCTCTACAGGCATTGCATGATCTACATATATTCATATTTGTGCTAGCTGTGGTGCATGTTGTATTCTCTGCTCTAACAATTCTCTTTGGAAGCTTACAG ATTCGGCAATGGAAACATTGGGAAGATGCTATCCAGAAAAAGGAAGGCTATCAAGAACAAG GGCAGCAACAGCAAGAAAAAGTAACGCACATCCACCAGCATGATTTCATTAGAGGGAGGTTTCTTGGCATAGGGAAAGACTTGGCTCTTTTGAGTTGGCTG cACTCCTTTTGCAAGCAATTTTATGGATCTGTGAATGAACTAGATTACACCACACTCCGCCGCGGCTTCATCAAT AATCATTACAGAGATAATCCCAAGTTCAACTTCTACAAGTACATGCTTCGTGCTCTCGAAACTGATTTCAAGAAAGTCGTCGGTATAAG TTGGTATTTATGGATTCTTGTGGTGCTTTTCTTGCTGCTCAATGTTCATG GATGGCATGCATATTTCTGGATTGCATTCTTGCCCTTTATT CTTCTTCTTGCTGTGGGAGCAAAACTTGAGCACATTATCACTCAACTAGCAAGAGAAGTAGCTCAAAGGCATGTAGCAATACCTGGGGAGCTTGTGGTGAAGCCTTCTGATCATCATTTCTGGTTCAACAAACCGCGTCTCGtcctcatcctcatccacaTTATTCTCTTCCAGAACTCCTTCGAGATCGCAGTTTTCTTCTGGGTGTTG GTTTTGTATGGCTTCGATTCTTGCATCATGGGAGAATTCGGCTACATAATCCCCCGGCTCATAATAGG GGTTCTGGTGCAGCTTCTTTGCAGTTATAGTACCCTTCCACTGTATGCCATTGTTGCTCAG ATGGGAAGCTCATTCAACAAGGCTATATTTGAAGATCACATACAAGCCAAGATCACAGGCTGGGCAAACAAGGCAAAGATAAACAGGAAAAATGTAGACGGCGGCAATAAAAAAACTCCCTCTCCGCAGCCACCTGCCACGGAGTCGACCATAGATCAAGGCAGAGAAATTGAAATCCAAACTATAAGTGCTCCATCAAATGCTCAGAACTGA
- the LOC121779535 gene encoding geranylgeranyl transferase type-2 subunit beta 1-like isoform X2, whose product MGELMVEKHVKYIVSIEKKKDDFASVVMEHLRLNGAYWGLTTLDVLGKLDAVNQDEVVSWIMQCQDQSGGFGGNIGHDPHLHYTLSAIQVLALFDKIDVLDIEKVANYIASLQNEDGSFSGDIWGEVDTRFSYIAICSLALLQRLDKINVEKAVAYIVSCKNLDGGFGCTPGAESHAGQIFCCVGALAITGSVDHVDKDLLGWWLCERQVKSGGLNGRPEKLPDVCYSWWVLSSLIMIDRVHWIDKKKLADFILDCQDKENGGISDRPDDAVDVFHTYFGVAGKILSYYYYYCCPPFCMIYLLQCNSHFFW is encoded by the exons ATGGGGGAGCTCATGGTTGAAAAACATGTCAAATATATCGTATCAATTGAAAAG AAAAAGGATGATTTTGCGTCTGTGGTGATGGAGCACCTGAGGTTGAATGGCGCTTATTGGGGATTGACTACTCTGGATGTTTTAGGAAAGCTTGATGCAGTGAATCAGGATGAGGTTGTTTCGTGGATCATGCAATGTCAGGATCAATCTG GTGGTTTTGGTGGTAATATAGGGCATGATCCTCACCTGCACTACACATTAAGTGCTATTCAGGTTTTAGCACTATTTGACAAGATAGATGTTCTTGATATTGAGAAGGTTGCCAATT ATATTGCCAGCTTACAAAATGAAGATGGGTCATTTTCCGGTGACATTTGGGGTGAAGTGGATACCAG GTTTTCTTATATTGCAATATGCTCTCTCGCATTACTACAGCGTCTGGATAAAATAAATGTAGAAAAAGCTGTAGCGTACATTGTAAGTTGCAAGAATTTAGATGGTGGATTTGGATGCACACCCGGAGCAGAATCTCATGCAGGACAAA TTTTCTGTTGTGTGGGAGCTCTTGCTATCACTGGTTCTGTAGATCATGTTGACAAGGATCTCCTTGGATGGTGGTTATGTGAACGACAAGTAAAATCCGGAGGTTTAAACGGGCGCCCTGAGAAGCTTCCTGAT GTATGCTACTCGTGGTGGGTTCTTAGTAGTTTGATTATGATTGATAGAGTTCACTGGATTGACAAGAAGAAGCTCGCTGATTTCATCTTGGATTGCCAG GATAAAGAGAACGGTGGAATCTCAGACAGACCTGATGATGCTGTTGATGTCTTCCACACCTATTTTGGTGTTGCTGGTAAGATTTTGagctactactactattactgCTGCCCTCCTTTTTGTATGATTTACTTGCTACAATGCAATAGCCATTTTTTTTGGTGA
- the LOC121779535 gene encoding geranylgeranyl transferase type-2 subunit beta 1-like isoform X1 gives MGELMVEKHVKYIVSIEKKKDDFASVVMEHLRLNGAYWGLTTLDVLGKLDAVNQDEVVSWIMQCQDQSGGFGGNIGHDPHLHYTLSAIQVLALFDKIDVLDIEKVANYIASLQNEDGSFSGDIWGEVDTRFSYIAICSLALLQRLDKINVEKAVAYIVSCKNLDGGFGCTPGAESHAGQIFCCVGALAITGSVDHVDKDLLGWWLCERQVKSGGLNGRPEKLPDVCYSWWVLSSLIMIDRVHWIDKKKLADFILDCQDKENGGISDRPDDAVDVFHTYFGVAGLSLLEYPELKAIDPAYALPVDVVNKIFFTT, from the exons ATGGGGGAGCTCATGGTTGAAAAACATGTCAAATATATCGTATCAATTGAAAAG AAAAAGGATGATTTTGCGTCTGTGGTGATGGAGCACCTGAGGTTGAATGGCGCTTATTGGGGATTGACTACTCTGGATGTTTTAGGAAAGCTTGATGCAGTGAATCAGGATGAGGTTGTTTCGTGGATCATGCAATGTCAGGATCAATCTG GTGGTTTTGGTGGTAATATAGGGCATGATCCTCACCTGCACTACACATTAAGTGCTATTCAGGTTTTAGCACTATTTGACAAGATAGATGTTCTTGATATTGAGAAGGTTGCCAATT ATATTGCCAGCTTACAAAATGAAGATGGGTCATTTTCCGGTGACATTTGGGGTGAAGTGGATACCAG GTTTTCTTATATTGCAATATGCTCTCTCGCATTACTACAGCGTCTGGATAAAATAAATGTAGAAAAAGCTGTAGCGTACATTGTAAGTTGCAAGAATTTAGATGGTGGATTTGGATGCACACCCGGAGCAGAATCTCATGCAGGACAAA TTTTCTGTTGTGTGGGAGCTCTTGCTATCACTGGTTCTGTAGATCATGTTGACAAGGATCTCCTTGGATGGTGGTTATGTGAACGACAAGTAAAATCCGGAGGTTTAAACGGGCGCCCTGAGAAGCTTCCTGAT GTATGCTACTCGTGGTGGGTTCTTAGTAGTTTGATTATGATTGATAGAGTTCACTGGATTGACAAGAAGAAGCTCGCTGATTTCATCTTGGATTGCCAG GATAAAGAGAACGGTGGAATCTCAGACAGACCTGATGATGCTGTTGATGTCTTCCACACCTATTTTGGTGTTGCTG GTCTTTCGCTTCTTGAATATCCCGAACTCAAAGCTATAGATCCAGCTTATGCATTGCCTGTGGATGTTGTAAACAAAATTTTCTTCACCACCTGA